A window of Cucurbita pepo subsp. pepo cultivar mu-cu-16 chromosome LG06, ASM280686v2, whole genome shotgun sequence contains these coding sequences:
- the LOC111796531 gene encoding bidirectional sugar transporter SWEET2 → MVLLGSIFSICRDAAGVAGHIFAFGLFLSPLDTFRRVIRNKTTEQFSGLPYIYALLNCLICLWYGTPLVSPRNTMVMTVNSIGAVFQLAYIILFITYAEKGKKIKMLGLLLAVFAFFVVIVTGSLQIPDLPLRRNVVGILSCASLVSMFASPLFIINLVIRTKSVEFMPFYLSLSTFLMSVSFFLYGLFNYDLFVYAPNGIGALLGIVQLVLYFYYSRVAKEEAREPLIVSYA, encoded by the exons ATGGTTCTTCTCGGCTCCATCTTCTCAATCTGCAGGGATGCAGCTGGAGTCGCTG GCCACATATTTGCATTTGGGCTCTTCCTCTCACCCTT AGATACATTCCGGCGTGTTAtcagaaacaaaacaacagAACAATTCTCGGGTTTGCCATACATATATGCTTTGTTAAACTGCCTTATTTGCTTATGGTATGGCACGCCCCTCGTTTCTCCAAGGAACACAATGGTCATGACAGTCAACTCAATCGGCGCTGTCTTTCAGCTCGCCTACATCATCCTCTTCATAACATATGCTGAAAAGGGCAAGAAG ATCAAGATGCTTGGATTGTTGCTTGCTGTGTTTGCCTTCTTTGTTGTTATTGTTACTGGGAGCTTACAGATACCTGATCTCCCGTTGCGTCGGAATGTCGTCGGGATCTTGAGTTGTGCATCGCTCGTATCGATGTTTGCTTCTCCGTTGTTTATTATT AATTTGGTGATTCGAACCAAGAGTGTGGAGTTTATGCCGTTTTATCTCTCGCTTTCGACGTTTCTTATGAGTGTATCGTTCTTTCTCTATGGATTGTTCAATTACGACTTGTTCGTTTAT GCTCCAAATGGGATAGGAGCTTTGTTGGGGATTGTACAATTGGTGTTGTATTTTTACTATAGTCGTGTTGCTAAAGAGGAGGCTCGAGAACCGTTGATTGTATCGTATGCTTGA
- the LOC111796532 gene encoding uncharacterized protein LOC111796532 isoform X1 — protein MEALWNLEDKWKLSTQQAFILLTCTAVAVLGFCAAAWAKQRKCEKTERRQTKAVERWWWKGAADTRKVSGGGETPVRLLGGEGEGEDFGSRNSTAAVWQRPILMGEKCEMLKYSGLILYDERGRLLQDQIAAMENGYKVLLRRRRYNSKNEVEGSTLMSFVFYGNLQKEV, from the exons ATGGAAGCTCTGTGGAATTTAGAAGACAAATGGAAGCTCTCAACGCAACAAGCCTTCATTCTCTTAACGTGCACGGCGGTCGCCGTCCTAGGGTTTTGCGCGGCGGCGTGGGCGAAACAGAGGAAGTGCGAGAAGACAGAGCGCCGACAGACGAAGGCGGTGGAGAGGTGGTGGTGGAAGGGGGCAGCGGATACGCGGAAGGTGAGCGGCGGCGGAGAGACGCCGGTGCGGCTGTTGGGCGGcgaaggggaaggggaagatTTCGGAAGCCGGAATTCGACGGCGGCGGTGTGGCAACGGCCGATTTTAATGGGGGAAAAGTGTGAGATGCTGAAATACAGTGGGCTTATTCTGTACGACGAAAGGGGAAGATTGCTGCAGGATCAAATTGCCGCCATGGAAAACGGTTACAAGGTGCTGCTTC GACGGAGACGGTATAATAGTAAAAACGAGGTTGAAGGATCTACTCTAATGTCCTTCGTCTTTTATGGGAATCTTCAAAAAGAGGTGTAA
- the LOC111796532 gene encoding uncharacterized protein LOC111796532 isoform X2 — translation MEALWNLEDKWKLSTQQAFILLTCTAVAVLGFCAAAWAKQRKCEKTERRQTKAVERWWWKGAADTRKVSGGGETPVRLLGGEGEGEDFGSRNSTAAVWQRPILMGEKCEMLKYSGLILYDERGRLLQDQIAAMENGYKDGDGIIVKTRLKDLL, via the exons ATGGAAGCTCTGTGGAATTTAGAAGACAAATGGAAGCTCTCAACGCAACAAGCCTTCATTCTCTTAACGTGCACGGCGGTCGCCGTCCTAGGGTTTTGCGCGGCGGCGTGGGCGAAACAGAGGAAGTGCGAGAAGACAGAGCGCCGACAGACGAAGGCGGTGGAGAGGTGGTGGTGGAAGGGGGCAGCGGATACGCGGAAGGTGAGCGGCGGCGGAGAGACGCCGGTGCGGCTGTTGGGCGGcgaaggggaaggggaagatTTCGGAAGCCGGAATTCGACGGCGGCGGTGTGGCAACGGCCGATTTTAATGGGGGAAAAGTGTGAGATGCTGAAATACAGTGGGCTTATTCTGTACGACGAAAGGGGAAGATTGCTGCAGGATCAAATTGCCGCCATGGAAAACGGTTACAAG GACGGAGACGGTATAATAGTAAAAACGAGGTTGAAGGATCTACTCTAA